Genomic segment of Plasmodium vinckei vinckei genome assembly, chromosome: PVVCY_10:
TAGCATAGAGAGGAATAGAGAGGATGCCCACAATAgtgtaaagaaaaatatgtacGAACCAAATATCGGTTTTAATATAAGTACGttatcaaatttttttactgttaataataaaaaggatgaaaataatgccTCTGAAAGTGTTAAGACAAcagaaaattatttaccAGACAAAATCTCTGATAAGTATGAAGAAGAtagtataaattataatgaaaaatattctataataaaagataataatgaatataacaGTAACAAGTTTAatggtaataataattatgtgCTTGTTTTCCATGGTGTGTTTACTTATTGTCTAGTTGAGTCAATTAtggaatttaaaaaaaaagaattgaatgataatatttttgaaaaagaatTCCAGGAACATGTCCCAAtgacattaaaaaatttaataagtcagattcaaaaaaaaatccaaattataaaaaatactaaattaaaaaaattaaatcaaAAACCAGAATTTACTATACACCCAGGTGCAAATGCAAgcattaataattattttatcagttattcaaaaaatataaattttcatgattttaattatttttatttgaacgAAGATATGTCcccatttttaaatgttaATAAAGCATGGGaagaaattaataaaagaacattaagaaatagaaaattattatatgctaCTTCAACTTTAGTTAATACATCATCAAAATATCTTTCTCaaactaataaaataaaaaattcatgttcactaaaatattaagcaaacaaaaaaaagacaaataaaataaagtatataaaatggcTAGCATTTTCAGCCTTTATTATGTTCCTTTATTCCTTTAAAATGTTGggagaaatatatatgtacggATATATAGGGTACATTTATAGTGCTaccaatttttaaatatataaattaaaaaaaaaattatttttgatctatgattattttgtttagtATGCTCTGATTGTGTGTTGCATAAAATGTTAGAGCATATTTTTGTGTATgtatatgaatttttttttaattttgcaACATTATTACATGGCCTACTAATGTAATATTAACTTTCCGCACTAATTTGTTCATTCtttttgatataaatattttatttgaggtaacattttataaaagaaaattgtTGAGACATTCAAAAAGGTTATTTTGAAAGGTTATatggtatattttttttataatttttttatgcttttttgaaataacaACATTATACCTGACTTGTTAAGGTAATTATAAGCGTGTGCAcaatatggatatatatagtataaataaaaaaaagagtaACACACAAAGTTTAACAAGatctattttttacttagtatcatttaatatttatgagttgtctaaacatattttaaaaccaAAAAGTAAATGTACTGTCGAATAAGAACAATATGACTTACACAAATATGCTTagacttttttttttttatatttttttaatgtattattaaaaaggcattaaataaatggtatattatatgacTTATGGGGAAAAcgattatcaaaaaaaaaataataataatacataacCAAATTTTAATGATCGATTTTTAacttgtattatatattttttaccattaatgtttatattagcatattaaataacccatataatatattcattatgtATATGCGCAAATGTTAGCTGTGAGCATTATTCCATTTTCAAGTTCATGTAccaatattaaaaaaaaaattcgaaTATCAATATaactttatatattttaattttttttaacaattaTATGTTTCTTTTCCGATTATACATACATGGTACAGCAACAAATAGAACATAAACAATTCTttcaaattaatttaattttgaaatggggattaattaaaatgtatattttgtaatatattattaacattaCAGTATTATTGTTAATTTCTCTCTTAGTTTAATTATGTATTAActattaaagaaaatataaacaaacatttttttaatatcatttcattatttatataaaaatagaataaatccaaaattctttatttaatatatattcggGGTATAGCAAGTACTCTATCTTTTGTTGTTTGTAAagcatatacataataatgcatgcctatatatatacataatatataattatatattaattaattttttttgagtatgcataaatatgtacacGAAGAATATATAGCAATGCACGTATcctatatgcataaaagGATAAaccatattaataaaaatacaagaattaaaaaaataatattctataaataatatattttattatatgtatattagtgcatatttattcatttaatttaacGTTAGAATTCTATTCTTTTGTAGAAAAGGcgtgagaaaaaaaaattataagaaatattttaaagaaatatttatcattaggaaaacaattatattaatactaataataaaattatccGTGCTTATAGAATTGATTAATTTAAGGaacttattattataaattttcatatgcttattatgtaaaaattatatttacatagtAAGATTGTTTGTACAATATGTACATGTATTTGTCACATTGATATGTGGTATCCTACGcctacaatatatatatagatatatatatacatatttatattaattaattttatatcttaTCAATTGTTATATATCCAACATTTGAGGAATATCTTTTGTAAAAGAATTCGTGGATTAACGTTTATTCATGTTTATAGAATTTATGTTCCgttgttttttataaaataaacaaattttttttagtataaatatttaatcactatttatattattgtaattTAGAGAGTAGTATTACTAACATGCGCATTTTCAAAGACCTATAGTCATTATATGTACAAATACTTTTTTGAACGATCATAAAAGTAGTGTTGTACCTTATTGATAAGCTATTATATTGCaattttaagaaaaaaaaaaaaaagtgaagcAAAGTAAGTAAATATACttgtttgtatatataaagagagaaaaataaattgatagatttatattatttttatgaaaatggCAAATGTGAGCAAAACCCAGATAATTGACTATGAGGGGCATATCATAGatgatttaaaagaatGGATGAGCGACAATAAGTTGTCAAATTTAGGGTTTAATTACAATGTAATAGCAATATTAGGAAGTCAGAGTAGTGGTAAAAGTACactattaaataatttatttaaaacatcATTTGAAGTTATGAATACAAAGTTGGGACATAGTCAGACTACTCAAGGATTATGGTTAAGTTATGATAAGTTTGAAGATGAATTATCAGGTGAATCTAGTGAGGGTAAAGATGGAAAatccaaaaataaaagtggTGATAAGCCTGTTGTAAATCCAACCCTAATTTTAGATGTAGAAGGTAATGATTCTAAGGAAAGAGGAGAGAATAGATTAACTTTTGAACATAGATCTGCTTTGTTTTCACTTGCATTAGCAGATTGTGTGATTGTTAATTTATGGTATCACTCTTTAGGTAATTTTACTGCATCTAATTATGGATTATTAAAAACAGTTATGGAAGTCCATTTAGAATTATTTCATCAAAACGTAAATTGTCctaaaacaattttaatgttTACTGTAAGAGATTGGTTTGAAGAATTTGCTCCTTTAGATGTAATTAGAGAAAAGATTATCGAagaatatgtaaataaaatatggcAAGAATTAAAGAAACCTGCATCGTcaaaaaaagcaaaagTTGAcgattattttattattgaaGTTGTTGGGTTATCTCATggtattattaaaaaggatgaatttttaaaagatataaaacGTTTAAGGCATAGATGGATATATGAATTAAGACCAATAAACTATTCGAGAAACATCCCAGCTGATGGTTTTGCTCAATATTGTCATAATATATGGAATACCATAGTAAAACAATCACAATTAGATATTCCATCACAACAAGAAATGCTTGCAACTTTTAGATGccaagaaataaaaaataatgtattaaATAGTGTAAGTGGTATGATTAAAGAAAAGACAATTGATTCTaaaaatagatatattgaaaattttaaaacatgGGCAGAAACTGAGattattgaaaaaagtgtaaatgaatatttaatagATGCATCTagatatcaaaaaaatatatgtttaaaaacattagaagaattattagaaacattatttatacaattaCAAACTATTgttgataataatttaaattatactCAAAGAATTTTATCTTCTAAATTTTCTAAAGAATTAAATAGTATGTATAGTATATGTACAACTGATAAAGGCTACTTCTTATTTAGTagtgataaaaatgtagatGTAACAGAACAAGATGAGAATTTATCAAATATGGATAAATCAGGAGAAAGTATTAAAAGGGGAAATCAAAGTAAGTGTATCAATTTATGGTctaactttttatataatgcaGATATGTTAGAATATACTACAATAagtaatttttatgatcaatataaaaaatgtactATAGAAATTGCTGAAGCAAGTATAGCTAGTAATGAAAGTAAAGGTAGtcaagaaaaaaagaatcacgattttaattataaaaattcattaaCAATATTAGCTACATCTATTTATAAAGATACAAACAGAATTAGAAGTGTACAATGTAACATTTTAATTGAAAGAATTAGGGCCACAATTAaagaagaattaaaaaatgttgataATATGTTAGTAACTGTTAAATGCTCAAAAGATTATTGggattatatattaaaaataataaataaattagaagatcatatttatacaaatttatcaaaatCTTTTGTAAATCTAAAAACAGGAATAAATACAACATATCTAAATAATGgagataatatatatgcaagaTTAAATACTAATACTGATTATGGTTTTGCATATTCTCATAATGACCAAATGTATGACTTTTCAGATGACGAGAATATAAGTTATGATGAAATAGATACTGAAATAGATCaaagtaaaaatgatatggaaa
This window contains:
- a CDS encoding protein SEY1, putative, with the translated sequence MKMANVSKTQIIDYEGHIIDDLKEWMSDNKLSNLGFNYNVIAILGSQSSGKSTLLNNLFKTSFEVMNTKLGHSQTTQGLWLSYDKFEDELSGESSEGKDGKSKNKSGDKPVVNPTLILDVEGNDSKERGENRLTFEHRSALFSLALADCVIVNLWYHSLGNFTASNYGLLKTVMEVHLELFHQNVNCPKTILMFTVRDWFEEFAPLDVIREKIIEEYVNKIWQELKKPASSKKAKVDDYFIIEVVGLSHGIIKKDEFLKDIKRLRHRWIYELRPINYSRNIPADGFAQYCHNIWNTIVKQSQLDIPSQQEMLATFRCQEIKNNVLNSVSGMIKEKTIDSKNRYIENFKTWAETEIIEKSVNEYLIDASRYQKNICLKTLEELLETLFIQLQTIVDNNLNYTQRILSSKFSKELNSMYSICTTDKGYFLFSSDKNVDVTEQDENLSNMDKSGESIKRGNQSKCINLWSNFLYNADMLEYTTISNFYDQYKKCTIEIAEASIASNESKGSQEKKNHDFNYKNSLTILATSIYKDTNRIRSVQCNILIERIRATIKEELKNVDNMLVTVKCSKDYWDYILKIINKLEDHIYTNLSKSFVNLKTGINTTYLNNGDNIYARLNTNTDYGFAYSHNDQMYDFSDDENISYDEIDTEIDQSKNDMESLFNSKKFEIITKKSKKEKYVSTINNDLTKEMNNKKLILELKNFYTEIIIDALKIKLDEISNDIANIIINRFESVFNYDEIEQPRQWRNISVVELKNIFRVSKDYAFLIVEILQKNIKIDKIDKHLPNNFINTDIIEKGKSKAKKRIQEICRDAQYIQETGGQMSLKNVPFAFWVILLILGWNELLMFTRLFFRLNIILPIFMAFIIIVGSCLYTGNAQVLSYLNKIAFIIIKNSYNFYKHLQTVGNQPTKPEKVD